In Candidatus Rickettsiella isopodorum, a single genomic region encodes these proteins:
- a CDS encoding dihydroneopterin aldolase, which yields MNSQLILEKLNLLVKLGNSVEERQLPQKVSLQIKLGFDRLLDACTNDNLMNTICYANLADNLQQFCDDRSFKLIEALTYQLYQFLKIELSEKINDKKINVFLCITKNPQLSKLEQASFSISD from the coding sequence ATGAACTCTCAATTGATACTAGAAAAACTTAACTTACTGGTTAAATTAGGCAATTCAGTCGAGGAACGACAATTACCTCAAAAAGTTTCCCTGCAAATAAAGCTTGGTTTTGATCGTTTACTTGACGCCTGTACTAATGATAATTTAATGAATACGATCTGTTACGCCAATCTAGCAGATAATTTGCAACAGTTTTGTGATGATCGTTCTTTTAAACTTATTGAAGCCTTAACTTATCAACTCTACCAATTTCTTAAAATAGAACTATCTGAAAAAATAAATGACAAAAAAATTAATGTTTTCTTATGTATTACCAAAAACCCTCAATTATCTAAACTAGAACAAGCTAGCTTTTCAATCAGCGATTAG